Proteins from a single region of Desulfolutivibrio sulfoxidireducens:
- the rplN gene encoding 50S ribosomal protein L14, which produces MIQVESKLDVADNSGAKKVSCIKVLGGSRRRYAGVGDIIVVSVKEAMPHSKVKKGAVMKAVVVRTTKEIGRPDGSYIKFDNNSAVLLNAQLEPVGTRIFGPVARELRQKNFMKIVSLAPEVL; this is translated from the coding sequence ATGATCCAGGTGGAAAGCAAACTCGACGTGGCGGACAATTCCGGGGCCAAGAAGGTGAGCTGCATCAAGGTCCTGGGCGGCAGCCGTCGCCGGTATGCGGGCGTGGGTGACATTATCGTGGTCTCGGTCAAGGAGGCCATGCCCCATTCCAAGGTGAAAAAGGGCGCGGTGATGAAGGCCGTGGTGGTGCGAACCACCAAGGAGATCGGTCGCCCCGATGGCTCGTACATCAAATTCGACAACAATTCCGCTGTGCTGCTCAACGCCCAGCTTGAGCCAGTGGGGACCCGCATCTTTGGACCTGTGGCCAGGGAACTGCGGCAGAAAAACTTCATGAAAATCGTCTCCCTCGCTCCCGAAGTGTTGTAG
- the rplX gene encoding 50S ribosomal protein L24: protein MKTYKIRKNDKVIVTTGKDKGKVGRVLKLLPKKDRILVEKVNMVKRHTKANPYAKSPGGIVEKEAPMHISNVALLCDACAKPTRVGYKITDDGKKVRYCKKCNQDIDKG, encoded by the coding sequence ATGAAAACGTACAAGATTCGCAAAAACGACAAGGTCATCGTCACCACCGGCAAGGATAAGGGAAAGGTGGGCCGCGTGCTCAAGCTTCTGCCCAAAAAGGACCGCATCCTGGTGGAGAAGGTGAACATGGTCAAGCGCCACACCAAGGCCAATCCCTACGCCAAGAGCCCCGGCGGCATCGTGGAGAAGGAAGCTCCGATGCATATCTCCAATGTGGCCCTTTTGTGTGACGCCTGCGCCAAGCCGACCCGGGTGGGATACAAGATCACCGATGACGGCAAAAAGGTCCGGTACTGCAAGAAATGCAACCAGGACATCGATAAGGGATAA
- the rplE gene encoding 50S ribosomal protein L5 produces the protein MTRLENMYSEKVAPALKKEFGYTSSMQIPRLTSVSLNIGLGEASQNNKLIEEAVVELTTIAGQKAVVTRARKSIAAFKLREGLPVGCRVTLRHERMWDFLDKLINYALPRVRDFRGVPDRGFDGRGNFTMGIREHTIFPEINVDRVERVKGMNVTIVTTARTDKEGKVLLDLLGMPFKK, from the coding sequence ATGACCCGCCTGGAAAACATGTATTCTGAAAAGGTGGCCCCGGCCCTCAAAAAAGAGTTCGGCTACACCTCGTCCATGCAGATTCCGCGGCTTACGTCCGTCTCGCTCAACATCGGGCTTGGCGAGGCCAGCCAGAACAACAAGCTGATCGAGGAAGCCGTGGTGGAACTGACCACCATCGCCGGGCAAAAGGCCGTGGTCACCAGGGCCCGCAAGTCCATCGCCGCGTTCAAGCTGCGCGAGGGACTGCCTGTGGGATGCCGGGTGACCCTGCGCCACGAACGCATGTGGGACTTCCTGGACAAGCTGATCAATTACGCCCTGCCGCGCGTGCGGGATTTCCGGGGCGTTCCCGACAGGGGTTTTGACGGCAGGGGCAATTTCACGATGGGCATCCGGGAGCATACCATCTTCCCGGAGATCAACGTGGATCGGGTCGAGCGCGTCAAGGGCATGAACGTGACCATCGTCACCACGGCGCGCACCGACAAGGAAGGCAAGGTTTTGCTGGATCTGCTCGGCATGCCGTTCAAAAAATAA
- a CDS encoding type Z 30S ribosomal protein S14, translating to MARTALMIKARRKPKFTARAYNRCPICGRSRAYMRRFGVCRICFRNMSLAGELPGVRKSSW from the coding sequence TTGGCTCGCACAGCACTCATGATCAAGGCCCGCCGTAAGCCGAAATTTACCGCCAGGGCATACAATCGTTGCCCCATTTGCGGCAGGTCCCGGGCGTATATGCGCAGGTTCGGCGTGTGCCGTATTTGTTTCCGTAACATGTCGCTGGCCGGCGAGCTTCCCGGCGTGCGCAAATCGAGCTGGTAA